One window from the genome of Salvelinus fontinalis isolate EN_2023a chromosome 3, ASM2944872v1, whole genome shotgun sequence encodes:
- the igsf8 gene encoding immunoglobulin superfamily member 8, which translates to MMMASWRRTAALICLQWVFQYTLCREVTLPSGPLYRVAGFSLSIPCAVSGYEGSRTQDFEWFLYREDSQGRQMGVISTRDPGFPYAPFQARVRSGEVRVERDSGDKARLVFQRLRADDQGRYECYTPSTDSKYQGNYSASVAVKVIPDTLLISYSRSLTGQPVPEGAEITLTCSAAVQSKQHTHLSITFGVRVSGSGLGSGSGTPREIIAIDKELSVTPGRGDSYQKRYDDGEITLVKKSGDGGRDVYVMRLSAVAPEDSGAYFCEASQWILDPDGAWQKIAQRTLEIGNLTVQPLADSLTVTSTPRGEVTLQLGSPITLTCEVSGLAPGGRSGLLVQWMRRGTVSSEDRALTGGGVEVEVARYGPDGVVSWGDDSSRGGRSGGGSMEKEVEGRYSLRLFSAHPADTGVYRCAVSVYAGRLNPGPSSAATLTQRSEGVTVNLKTKEVKVSAVANLPRGPLLKRGDTVTLLCNVSVVTTGPAQVEVQWLQRAVFPAQEGGATAGGVIIEKGGDKPSVEEKGTVLASLTYEGLSRPYKNHSSEVSMDRVSPGTYRLRIFSAQDQDQGLFVCQAEVWGQDPRGGWYNTGAKAQSEGVRVYLYARAADLLLIPLVVGVSSALFVGVVIIATVTCCFMNRLARQRSPK; encoded by the exons ATGATGATGGCTTCGTGGCGACGGACAGCAGCTCTCATCTGTTTACAATGGG tGTTCCAGTACACCCTTTGTCGCGAGGTAACCCTTCCCTCCGGACCCCTATACCGCGTGGCAgggttctccctctccatcccctgtGCTGTATCAGGCTACGAGGGTTCCCGAACGCAGGACTTTGAGTGGTTCCTGTACAGGGAGGACTCCCAGGGGAGACAGATGGGGGTGATCTCCACCAGGGACCCCGGGTTTCCCTATGCACCCTTCCAG GCGCGGGTGAGGTCCGGGGAGGTGAGGGTGGAGAGGGACTCGGGGGACAAGGCCAGGCTGGTGTTCCAGAGGCTACGCGCAGATGACCAGGGACGATACGAGTGTTACACACCCAGCACAGACTCCAAATACCAAGGCAACTACAGTGCCTCGGTCGCTGTCAAAG tgattcCAGACACTCTCCTGATTAGCTACTCCCGGTCTCTGACTGGCCAACCCGTGCCAGAGGGGGCGGAGATAACTCTCACCTGCTCCGCCGCCGTCCAATCAAAACAGCACACCCACCTGTCCATCACGTTCGGCGTGCGTGTCAGTGGTAGCGGGTTGGGGTCGGGGTCGGGGACACCGAGAGAAATCATAGCTATCGATAAGGAACTGAGCGTGACTCCTGGCCGAGGGGACTCCTACCAGAAGAGATATGACGATGGAGAGATAACGCTGGTGAAGaagagtggagatggagggagagatgtctACGTGATGAGGCTGAGCGCCGTGGCCCCGGAGGACTCAGGGGCCTACTTCTGTGAGGCGTCGCAGTGGATCCTGGACCCTGATGGAGCGTGGCAGAAGATCGCTCAGAGGACCCTGGAGATTGGCAACCTGACGGTCCAACCACTTG CTGACTCCCTGACCGTTACGTCCACTCCGCGAGGTGAGGTAACTCTCCAGTTAGGCTCCCCCATCACTCTGACCTGCGAGGTGTCTGGTTTGGCCCCTGGGGGCCGCTCGGGCCTGCTGGTTCAGTGGATGAGGAGGGGCACCGTGAGCAGCGAGGACAGGGCATTGAcgggtggaggtgtggag GTGGAGGTGGCCCGGTACGGCCCAGACGGGGTGGTGAGCTGGGGAGATGACTCCAGCCGGGGGGGTCGGAGTGGAGGGGGTtccatggagaaggaggtggagggaCGGTACTCTCTCAGGTTGTTCTCTGCCCACCCAGCTGACACGGGGGTGTACCGTTGTGCTGTGAGCGTCTACGCTGGGAGGCTTAACCCGGGACCCTCCAGTGCTGCTACCCTCACACAGAGGTCAGAGGGGGTCACCGTCAACCTCAAGACCAAAG AGGTCAAGGTGTCAGCAGTAGCCAACCTTCCCCGCGGCCCCCTCCTGAAGAGAGGTGATACCGTCACCCTGCTCTGCAACGTATCCGTGGTAACCACCGGCCCTGCACAGGTGGAGGTCCAATGGCTGCAGAGGGCGGTCTTCCCGGCCCAGGAGGGTGGGGCTACAGCAGGGGGTGTGATCATAGAGAAGGGTGGTGACAAGCCGTCAGTAGAGGAGAAGGGGACGGTGTTAGCATCTCTTACCTATGAGGGCCTATCCAGGCCATATAAGAACCACAGCTCTGAG GTCAGTATGGACCGGGTGTCTCCAGGCACCTACAGGCTGAGGATCTTCTCCgcccaggaccaggaccagggcCTGTTTGTCTGCCAGGCTGAGGTGTGGGGACAAGACCCCCGTGGAGGATGGTACAACACCGGGGCCAAGGCCCAGTCAGAGGGTGTCAGGGTCTACCTGTACGCCAGAG cgGCCGACCTGCTCCTCATCCCCTTGGTTGTGGGCGTGTCCTCTGCCTTGTTTGTGGGCGTGGTCATCATCGCCACGGTAACCTGTTGCTTCATGAATCGATTGGCTAGGCAGCGCTCCCCGAAATAG